One segment of Rhodopirellula baltica SH 1 DNA contains the following:
- a CDS encoding response regulator, whose amino-acid sequence MTTKTVFTTGEAAKICKVSQQTIIRCFDNGSLKGFRVPGSKFRRIPREQLFLFMKDNGIPTDALESGKKKLLIVDDDQDLVDLMQDGFQRDARFDIRTANNGFDAGMGVKEFRPDLVILDVMLPDINGKEVCQRVRSDPSMDTVKILCISGMVEHSKVDGLKAAGANDFMQKPFSIDDLVGRACTLLEMDRGVIG is encoded by the coding sequence ATGACCACAAAAACGGTATTCACGACTGGCGAAGCAGCCAAGATCTGCAAAGTCAGCCAACAGACGATCATCCGTTGTTTCGACAACGGTTCGCTGAAGGGTTTCCGTGTCCCAGGAAGCAAGTTCCGGCGGATCCCCCGCGAGCAGTTGTTCTTGTTCATGAAGGACAACGGGATCCCGACCGATGCTTTGGAAAGCGGTAAGAAAAAACTGCTGATCGTCGATGACGACCAAGACTTGGTCGACTTGATGCAGGACGGATTCCAGCGAGATGCTCGGTTCGACATCCGCACCGCCAACAACGGTTTCGATGCCGGGATGGGTGTGAAGGAATTTCGCCCTGACCTCGTGATCCTCGATGTCATGCTTCCCGATATCAACGGGAAAGAAGTTTGCCAACGAGTTCGCAGCGATCCATCGATGGACACAGTCAAAATTCTGTGCATTTCAGGGATGGTCGAGCACAGCAAGGTCGACGGTTTGAAAGCCGCCGGTGCCAACGACTTCATGCAGAAGCCGTTCTCGATTGACGACTTGGTCGGCCGCGCTTGCACTTTGCTCGAAATGGATCGCGGTGTCATCGGCTGA
- a CDS encoding sensor histidine kinase, translated as MSSADLFAGWLPPIVIQRDEGTANPSNEERIWLPMRSSSSATLLHALVSRDTSVTFRRQLRNTLRHDPALCLFTAAKVVQEHERGWRPIAGQWTTKQLADWWVRHGAEIWDGSAFLSCPDIQTGESLLQRFMRLDQHFQTLPFSRWLLESDLWWKAAGLCRRSSICQSLHSIRLIDSDQSKSSSESIKHASNQDAHVAFGKVAAMVAERERLQGEFSDSLESVRRDLAKQLAYGLSHEINNPLANIATRAQGLIASASGPQQADSLQRIVDQSYRAHAMIADLMFYAHPPEPQFISGFVAKDVVEEVISPMRPSLQRDAICVDVDVQSSLKCDGDPNMLGEAIRALVLNAVESIGVEGQIVISFEADTDTNRCVLRISDSGQGLTSDDAARAFDPYFSGREAGRGLGLSLCRVHRIAELHGGSIQLHPALIGCVAELSWPMHA; from the coding sequence GTGTCATCGGCTGATCTGTTTGCCGGTTGGCTGCCTCCCATCGTCATCCAGCGTGACGAAGGGACGGCGAATCCATCAAACGAAGAACGCATTTGGTTACCGATGCGTTCCAGTTCGTCGGCAACGTTGCTGCACGCGTTGGTATCTCGCGACACCAGCGTCACGTTTCGGCGTCAGCTGCGCAACACACTTCGGCACGATCCCGCTCTGTGTTTGTTCACCGCTGCAAAGGTGGTGCAAGAACACGAACGTGGTTGGCGACCGATCGCGGGACAATGGACCACCAAACAATTGGCGGATTGGTGGGTGCGCCATGGTGCAGAGATATGGGATGGCTCCGCTTTCCTCTCATGTCCTGACATCCAAACCGGCGAAAGCTTGCTTCAACGTTTCATGCGACTGGATCAACACTTCCAGACGCTGCCGTTCTCGCGTTGGTTGCTTGAATCCGACCTGTGGTGGAAAGCAGCGGGACTTTGTCGGCGATCGAGCATTTGCCAATCGCTGCATTCGATCCGCTTGATCGACTCGGACCAATCCAAGTCATCTTCGGAATCAATCAAACACGCTTCCAATCAAGACGCACACGTGGCGTTCGGCAAGGTGGCCGCCATGGTTGCGGAACGAGAAAGATTGCAGGGTGAATTTTCCGATTCGCTCGAATCTGTTCGTCGCGATTTGGCAAAACAACTTGCGTACGGATTGTCTCACGAGATCAACAATCCGCTGGCGAATATCGCCACACGGGCGCAGGGATTGATCGCTTCGGCATCCGGACCCCAGCAAGCGGACTCGTTGCAGCGAATCGTCGACCAGTCCTACCGGGCTCATGCGATGATCGCCGACCTGATGTTCTACGCCCATCCACCCGAACCGCAATTCATCTCTGGATTTGTGGCAAAGGATGTGGTTGAGGAAGTCATCTCTCCGATGCGACCGTCGCTGCAACGCGATGCGATTTGCGTCGATGTCGATGTGCAGTCCTCGCTGAAGTGCGATGGTGACCCGAACATGCTCGGTGAGGCCATTCGCGCTTTGGTGCTCAATGCGGTCGAATCGATCGGGGTCGAAGGGCAAATCGTCATCTCTTTCGAAGCCGACACCGACACGAATCGCTGCGTGCTTCGAATATCGGACAGCGGCCAGGGGCTGACTTCGGATGATGCTGCTCGCGCGTTTGATCCGTATTTCAGCGGACGGGAAGCCGGCCGCGGCCTCGGGTTATCGCTTTGTCGCGTCCACCGAATTGCGGAACTTCATGGCGGGTCAATTCAATTGCATCCGGCACTGATCGGTTGCGTCGCAGAGCTTTCTTGGCCGATGCACGCCTGA
- the gatA gene encoding Asp-tRNA(Asn)/Glu-tRNA(Gln) amidotransferase subunit GatA — MLHSASEILKQLDSGEVTAVEVIAQSLAAIRASQPTINAFTHVAEETAMQAAEAVDADRKAGKTLGPLAGLPVAIKDVLCTSDMPTTCSSKMLEGFVPPYDATVVARLKSAGAIVVGKTNMDEFAMGASTETSAMGVTGNPWDTTKTPGGSSGGAAAAVAAGAVPLSLGTDTGGSIRQPAAFCGITGLKPTYGRVSRYGLVAFASSLDQAGPMGWSVDDVAIGLQAMAGYDPRDSTSVNAEVPDFTPAMAAEDVRGMRIGVLREGLDQDGISPAVRDALATAESVFREQGAEIVEVELPHSKYWVPTYYVIAPCEASSNLSRFDGAHYGYRVADAEIAAADSGPLEAMYSLSRAGGFGSEVKRRIMVGTYALSEGYYDAYYNQALKVRRLIRNDYDAAFQQVDLMLGPVTPSPAFALNEKTDDPIAMYLCDLFTVGANLAGVPAISLPGGFDAVGLPVGVQLQAPVMEETRLLRAGNVFQMASDFHTRRPPTFTANHSQ; from the coding sequence ATGTTGCATTCGGCCTCGGAAATTCTGAAACAGCTCGATTCCGGCGAAGTCACCGCAGTCGAAGTCATCGCACAATCTCTCGCAGCCATCCGAGCTTCTCAGCCGACAATCAATGCGTTCACGCACGTCGCGGAAGAGACCGCGATGCAAGCCGCGGAAGCCGTGGACGCCGATCGAAAAGCGGGAAAAACCCTGGGCCCTTTGGCAGGTCTGCCGGTGGCGATCAAGGACGTCCTCTGCACCTCGGACATGCCGACCACTTGCTCTTCGAAGATGCTGGAGGGTTTCGTCCCGCCATACGACGCGACCGTGGTCGCTCGTTTGAAAAGCGCAGGCGCGATCGTCGTTGGCAAAACCAACATGGACGAATTCGCGATGGGTGCCAGCACCGAAACCAGTGCGATGGGCGTGACCGGCAACCCCTGGGACACCACCAAAACGCCTGGCGGAAGTAGCGGTGGAGCTGCCGCGGCGGTTGCGGCCGGCGCCGTCCCACTCAGTTTGGGCACGGACACCGGTGGATCGATCCGGCAACCGGCAGCGTTTTGTGGCATCACCGGTTTGAAACCCACCTACGGTCGGGTCAGCCGGTATGGCTTGGTCGCCTTTGCCAGCAGCCTCGATCAAGCCGGCCCGATGGGTTGGTCAGTCGATGACGTCGCGATTGGGCTGCAAGCGATGGCGGGTTACGATCCGCGAGACAGCACGTCCGTGAACGCTGAAGTTCCCGATTTCACGCCAGCGATGGCGGCGGAAGACGTTCGCGGAATGCGAATCGGAGTCTTGCGAGAAGGTCTGGACCAGGACGGAATTTCGCCCGCCGTTCGCGATGCACTAGCAACCGCCGAATCGGTCTTTCGCGAACAAGGAGCCGAAATTGTCGAAGTCGAATTGCCGCACAGCAAGTACTGGGTCCCGACCTATTACGTCATCGCTCCTTGCGAGGCGAGCAGCAATTTGTCGCGATTCGATGGAGCCCATTACGGATATCGCGTCGCTGATGCCGAAATTGCCGCCGCCGACTCGGGGCCGCTCGAGGCCATGTATTCGCTCAGTCGCGCCGGCGGTTTTGGCAGCGAAGTCAAACGCCGCATCATGGTCGGCACCTACGCACTCAGCGAAGGCTACTACGACGCGTACTACAACCAAGCCCTCAAGGTTCGTCGTCTGATCCGAAACGACTACGACGCCGCGTTCCAACAAGTCGACTTGATGCTCGGCCCCGTAACGCCATCGCCCGCATTCGCCCTGAACGAGAAAACCGACGATCCGATCGCAATGTATTTGTGCGATTTGTTCACGGTCGGCGCCAACTTGGCGGGCGTGCCTGCGATATCGCTGCCAGGCGGCTTCGATGCGGTTGGATTGCCGGTGGGCGTGCAATTGCAGGCGCCGGTGATGGAAGAGACTCGGCTTTTGCGGGCCGGGAACGTGTTCCAAATGGCCAGCGATTTTCATACTCGCCGCCCGCCTACTTTTACTGCAAATCATTCGCAATAA
- the hemP gene encoding hemin uptake protein HemP codes for MTDSKPSSATDPAWGEIPTGSVVEGVPAGTPAVESVPSATTMSTGGMPKIIRFEALARCGGEIWIENEGQIYRLRKTRQGKLILTK; via the coding sequence ATGACTGATTCAAAACCTTCGTCGGCGACCGATCCTGCATGGGGAGAAATCCCAACTGGTTCGGTCGTGGAAGGTGTTCCGGCGGGCACGCCGGCGGTTGAATCCGTCCCCTCGGCGACAACGATGTCGACCGGTGGAATGCCAAAAATCATCCGATTCGAGGCCTTGGCACGTTGTGGTGGTGAAATCTGGATCGAGAACGAAGGCCAGATTTACCGGCTCCGCAAGACCCGCCAGGGCAAACTGATTCTGACGAAATGA
- a CDS encoding ATPase, T2SS/T4P/T4SS family, with amino-acid sequence MNLTSVDFNQPSVGWLDEMWGQLEDTSHEEEPLEEQLADQCGLTDESKLASVYASHYLLPLFEPPSGLAIPVDRRLQQCLPADFCEKHEVVPLAVQDHSLEVAIASPSALLLADEVRRLSGLQMRPLFARATVVRRACHELFGDLKPTPKNAEATATASAVSTVETKNVKRQSIPQPPPVEKTVVASPMNLTAYDLRSAERSAWQKQLVADSGLTIYCGRKGLDKSPLARLWGVWSSQTHGRPASRWNPLQRESVESDPSVVIIPDLNSPTSAEVCLHSVLQGQRVFAVVHARDPVSAILRLRAWGQIGHSLAEQINLLIHQNGLSRSECRSIEIDDVRRSALASENDMGRLQKLFPSTGSFLCGP; translated from the coding sequence ATGAATCTAACTTCAGTCGATTTCAATCAACCGTCGGTTGGTTGGTTGGACGAAATGTGGGGGCAACTGGAGGACACCAGCCACGAGGAAGAACCACTCGAGGAACAGTTGGCTGACCAATGCGGTTTGACCGACGAATCCAAGCTGGCCTCGGTCTACGCCTCGCATTACTTGTTGCCTTTGTTTGAACCACCTAGCGGTTTGGCGATACCGGTCGATCGTCGTCTCCAGCAATGTCTGCCGGCGGACTTTTGCGAAAAGCACGAAGTGGTTCCGTTGGCGGTGCAGGATCACAGTCTGGAAGTTGCGATCGCGTCCCCGTCTGCGTTGCTACTGGCCGACGAAGTCAGACGACTCAGCGGACTGCAAATGCGACCGCTGTTTGCTCGAGCGACCGTCGTGCGGCGAGCCTGCCATGAATTGTTTGGCGATCTGAAACCGACACCGAAAAACGCTGAGGCAACAGCGACGGCCTCGGCAGTTTCCACCGTTGAAACGAAGAATGTCAAACGTCAATCGATCCCGCAGCCTCCCCCCGTGGAAAAGACCGTGGTCGCATCGCCGATGAACCTGACCGCCTATGATCTGAGATCCGCCGAGCGATCGGCATGGCAGAAACAGTTGGTGGCCGACAGCGGATTGACGATTTATTGCGGGCGAAAGGGTTTGGACAAAAGTCCATTGGCTCGATTGTGGGGCGTTTGGTCCAGTCAAACGCATGGCCGTCCCGCCAGTCGTTGGAATCCGTTGCAACGTGAATCGGTGGAATCGGACCCCTCGGTGGTCATCATTCCGGACCTAAACAGTCCCACATCCGCAGAAGTTTGTTTGCATTCGGTGCTGCAGGGACAGCGTGTTTTTGCGGTCGTTCACGCTCGTGATCCCGTTTCGGCCATTTTGCGTCTCCGAGCTTGGGGACAAATTGGCCACTCGCTCGCCGAACAGATTAACCTGTTGATACATCAAAACGGCCTTTCCCGATCAGAGTGTCGCAGCATCGAAATTGACGATGTTCGACGTTCCGCTTTGGCGTCCGAAAACGACATGGGCCGTTTGCAGAAGCTTTTTCCTTCGACTGGTAGCTTTCTATGTGGCCCCTGA